The DNA segment GTCCACCGAGCCGGGCGAGCTGGCGATCCAGTTCGAAGGCTGTCGCGCGGCGGACGTTCCCGTAGGTGTCGCCGTCGACGATTTCCAGTTCCGCATAATCGATCCACTGGTCGGGGAAACCGATCTTGGTGTGGAACCGTTCCAGCTTGGCGAGGGCGCGCTCTTTCGTCTCTGAGGTCATCCAGTCGAGCGAGGTGATGCTTTCCCGGTAGGCGGAAAGCAGGTTTTCGACCAGCCCCAGCATGATGGCCTTGTGGGTGGGTGGGAAGTGCCGGTTCACGTACTCCCGTCCGACGGCCTCTCCGACGGCCCCCTCCACCAGGGCAACACCGCGCTTCCAGCGGTCTTTGATCTGCGGTGTGCCGCTGAGGTGAGTGCCGTAGAAGGCGAACGCTGCGTCAACGAACGCGCGGCTGAGGTACCCGGCCGCGTGCAGCAGCACCCGGGTGGTGAGCCAGCTTTTCCACACCGAGAGGTCTCCCGAGGCCAGGAGCCGGTCCACTGCGGCCAGATACTGGGGCTGGCTGACGATCAGCTCGTCGATGCCGTCGGCGTCGCGGGTCAGGGTCCGAAGCCACGGGCCGCTGAACGGTGCCAGCTCGACGACGGCGTCCAGGCCCAGCAGGTTGTAGGTGGCCTGCGGGTCCCGCCGGGCGACCGCATCCATATGGGCAGCCGCGAGTTGGGTTTCCAGTTCGAAGACGGCCTTGGCCCGTCCCTCCGCGTCGTCCACTCCCGCTTCCTTGAGCAGGGCGAACAGGAGGGACCGGTACTCGGTCCGCGAGGCTTCGAACTTGTCCTCCCGGTAGTAGGACTCGTCGGGCATGCCCAGCCCCGACTGGTAGAGGTGCAGCAGGTATCTTTCGGGGTTGCCGGCGTCGTTGCTCACGTAGGGCAGCGCCAGCCCGGCGATACCGGTCCGGGAGAGTTCGGCGTCCAGCGCGACCAGGGCCGCCGTTGACTCGACCGCGTCAATCCTCTCCAGCAGGGGAGCCACCGGGTCCGCGCCGACCCGCTCAATGTGGTCCTCGTCCATGAAGGAGCCGTAGAGCGCCTTGATCCTGAAGTTGTCGCCGGACGGAGAAGGCGTCGCCGCCGCGTCCTCGATGATCTGGCGCACGGCCAGTTCGGCAGCATCCCGGAGCTGGGTGAAGGCGCCTTCCAGCGGCCGGTCTGCCGGAATATCGGTGGTGCTCAACCAGCCACCGTTGACGTGCCGGAACAGGTCATCCTGAACCCGTTCCTCAGTACCGGTTGCCGTGTGGGTGGTCCCTGCCGTTGTCATGGTTGTCCTCACTGGTGGGGTGAATTCGGGGGTGCGATGAAGTGAAATCGATCCGGATTCCATCCTATGCTCCATGCTAGGGTGGGCTTGTGCGCGCAGAACTGCTTCTCCTTAGCTGCCGCGGCGGGGCCAGAACGACTAGGTAGTCACTCAAGACACAGTCAAGGCCGACTCCCCGCTGCGGAGTCAGTGATGCCCGGCCCAGTCCTGAAGAACCCGGCTCAGAGTCGTACCGAAGCTGCCCCGGAGTCTTCCCCCAGAACCTCCAGAGAACAGGCCAATCATCATGCGCAACGCACAAAAGACGTCCGGAATGCCGTTCCACAAGTACACGCCGTTCCAGGACCAGATCACCGTTGAACTGCCGGACCGGACCTGGCCCGACAAGGTCATCACCAAGGCACCGCGCTGGTGTGCGGTCGACCTGAGGGACGGGAACCAGGCGCTGATCGATCCGATGAGCCCCGAACGCAAGCACAAGATGTTCGACCTTCTCGTCCAGATGGGCTACAAGGAGATCGAGGTGGGGTTCCCTTCGGCGTCGCAGACCGACTTTGACTTCGTCCGTCAGCTGATCGAGACGGACCGGATTCCCGACGACGTCACCATCCAGGTCCTCACCCAGGCCCGGGAGCACCTGATCGAGCGGACCTACCAGTCGATTGAGGGCGCCGATCGTGCCATCGTCCACCTGTACAACTCGACCTCGGTCCTGCAGCGCCGGGTGGTGTTCAACCAGGACAAGGACGGCATCATCGACATCGCGCTGACCGGGGCGCGGCTCTGCAAGAAGTTCGAGGAGACCCTCAGGAACACCGAGGTCACCTACGAGTACTCTCCCGAGTCCTTCACCGGCACCGAACTGGAATTCGCGGCGCGGATCAGCAACGAGGTCGCGGTGGTCCTGGAAGCCAGCGCAGACCGCCAGATGATCCTGAACCTGCCGGCAACCGTCGAGATGGCCACCCCCAATGTGTACGCCGACTCGATCGAGTGGATGTGCCGGAATCTGGACAACAGGGAGAACATCATCCTGTCCCTGCACCCGCACAACGACCGCGGGACCGGCGTCGCAGCAGCCGAGCTCGGTTACCTGGCGGGCGCTGACCGGATCGAGGGCTGCCTCTTTGGCAACGGCGAACGCACCGGCAACGTTGACCTGGTGACGCTGGGCATGAACCTCTACGGTCAGGGTATCGACCCGGAGATCGACTTCTCCGACATTGACCACATCCGGCGGACCGCGGAGTACTGCAACCAACTCCCCGTCCCCGAGCGTTCACCGTACGGTGGCGACCTGGTGTTCACCGCCTTCTCCGGCTCCCATCAGGACGCCATCAAGAAGGGCTTCGAACGGATGGAGGCCGACGCCGCCGATGCCGGCACGACCGTCGAGGACATCCCCTGGGCCGTGCCCTACCTGCCGATTGACCCGAAGGATATTGGGCGCAGCTATGAGGCAGTGATCCGGGTCAACTCCCAGTCCGGCAAGGGCGGTGTCGCCTACCTGTTGAAGAACGAGCACAGCCTGGACCTGCCGCGACGGGCGCAGATCGAGTTCTCCGGGGTCATCCAGCGTCGTACTGACACGGTTGGCGGGGAAATCAGCGGTGCAGAGCTCTGGAAGGTCTTCCAGGACGAGTACCTGCCCAGCCGGGCCGGTGGCGCGGGCACCTGGGGACACTATGCCCTCACCAGCGTCAACACCGCTACCGGGGAGGACGACTCCTTCAAGCTCACCGCGTCCCTGCTGGTGGACGGCGTCCACCAGCGGCGTTCCGCCGAGGCCAACGGCCCGATTGCGGCGCTGCTCTCCATCCTGGGAGAGGACGGGGTGGACGTGCGGGTCCTGGACTACACCGAGCATGCCCTGTCCGCCGGGGGCAACGCCCGCGCGGCAGCCTACGTCGAGTGCA comes from the Arthrobacter sp. CAN_C5 genome and includes:
- the leuA gene encoding 2-isopropylmalate synthase produces the protein MRNAQKTSGMPFHKYTPFQDQITVELPDRTWPDKVITKAPRWCAVDLRDGNQALIDPMSPERKHKMFDLLVQMGYKEIEVGFPSASQTDFDFVRQLIETDRIPDDVTIQVLTQAREHLIERTYQSIEGADRAIVHLYNSTSVLQRRVVFNQDKDGIIDIALTGARLCKKFEETLRNTEVTYEYSPESFTGTELEFAARISNEVAVVLEASADRQMILNLPATVEMATPNVYADSIEWMCRNLDNRENIILSLHPHNDRGTGVAAAELGYLAGADRIEGCLFGNGERTGNVDLVTLGMNLYGQGIDPEIDFSDIDHIRRTAEYCNQLPVPERSPYGGDLVFTAFSGSHQDAIKKGFERMEADAADAGTTVEDIPWAVPYLPIDPKDIGRSYEAVIRVNSQSGKGGVAYLLKNEHSLDLPRRAQIEFSGVIQRRTDTVGGEISGAELWKVFQDEYLPSRAGGAGTWGHYALTSVNTATGEDDSFKLTASLLVDGVHQRRSAEANGPIAALLSILGEDGVDVRVLDYTEHALSAGGNARAAAYVECTIGERVLWGIGIDSNTTMAALKAVISAVNRAIRDQQQAS
- a CDS encoding M13 family metallopeptidase — encoded protein: MTTAGTTHTATGTEERVQDDLFRHVNGGWLSTTDIPADRPLEGAFTQLRDAAELAVRQIIEDAAATPSPSGDNFRIKALYGSFMDEDHIERVGADPVAPLLERIDAVESTAALVALDAELSRTGIAGLALPYVSNDAGNPERYLLHLYQSGLGMPDESYYREDKFEASRTEYRSLLFALLKEAGVDDAEGRAKAVFELETQLAAAHMDAVARRDPQATYNLLGLDAVVELAPFSGPWLRTLTRDADGIDELIVSQPQYLAAVDRLLASGDLSVWKSWLTTRVLLHAAGYLSRAFVDAAFAFYGTHLSGTPQIKDRWKRGVALVEGAVGEAVGREYVNRHFPPTHKAIMLGLVENLLSAYRESITSLDWMTSETKERALAKLERFHTKIGFPDQWIDYAELEIVDGDTYGNVRRATAFELDRQLARLGGPIDRGNWLMTPQTVNAYYMPTMNEIVFPAAILQPPFFDVDADPAVNYGAIGAVIGHEIGHGFDDKGSQFDGSGRLDNWWTDQDRAAFDALTARLVEQYDRLSPAEAPGHTVNGKLTLGENIGDLGGLSIGYRAYLLSLDGAEPPVIDGLTGAQRFFISWAQCWRQKIRGEEAVRRLTVDPHSPNEFRCNQVVRNLDPFHDAFGVTEADQLWLDPDQRVRIW